The Saxibacter everestensis genome has a window encoding:
- a CDS encoding diacylglycerol/lipid kinase family protein, with the protein MPDSRPEPTGSRRLRTAVIYNPTKVNQPRLRRAIAAVERDRDWRPSVWLETERHDAGAGAAHKALAQEVDLIIAAGGDGTVRAVASELVDTQVPLLIIPVGATNLFATNLGLRSRGYTRALRRALAGQPFSVGAGRIELTRADGGLESLRFFVITGFGLDEHMVRNTSAKHKNALRWPAYIPAIITSLRSRASSRVRIRLDGQDQGWQQAHTVMTGSCGRLPTGISILPNAHPARGSFDVLTMRSLAPLNLVRFMAWLVRKNLPAGRNQRRRQRDSSHNTTLSYREAHSVTLDFEGPMAFQADGESIGEATAAQIDHLPDAIRVMLPVGTTWPGLRSHVARASELQRSCLPDTADRRKP; encoded by the coding sequence ATGCCGGACTCCCGCCCTGAACCAACTGGCTCTCGTCGCCTCCGCACAGCGGTCATCTACAACCCCACCAAGGTGAACCAGCCGCGTCTGCGTCGGGCCATCGCTGCTGTTGAGCGAGATCGAGACTGGCGGCCGTCAGTATGGCTGGAGACCGAACGCCACGATGCCGGAGCCGGTGCTGCGCATAAGGCGCTCGCCCAGGAGGTCGACCTGATCATTGCGGCGGGAGGCGATGGAACCGTAAGGGCGGTGGCCTCGGAACTGGTCGACACGCAGGTCCCACTCCTGATCATTCCGGTCGGCGCCACGAACCTGTTCGCCACCAATCTGGGATTGCGGTCCCGCGGTTACACCCGCGCGCTGCGTCGTGCCCTTGCCGGTCAACCCTTTTCGGTCGGTGCCGGCCGAATCGAGCTCACCAGAGCTGACGGCGGCCTGGAAAGCCTGCGGTTCTTCGTGATCACCGGATTCGGCCTGGATGAACACATGGTTCGCAACACGAGCGCCAAGCACAAGAACGCCCTGCGCTGGCCCGCCTACATTCCCGCAATCATCACCAGCCTGCGTTCACGCGCCTCCAGCCGGGTCCGGATCCGACTCGACGGCCAGGATCAGGGCTGGCAACAGGCCCATACGGTGATGACCGGAAGCTGCGGTCGGCTGCCGACCGGGATCAGCATCCTGCCAAATGCTCATCCTGCCCGGGGTAGCTTCGATGTGCTCACGATGCGTTCACTAGCGCCGCTCAACCTCGTACGATTCATGGCCTGGCTCGTCCGGAAAAACCTTCCTGCCGGCCGGAACCAACGCCGGCGGCAAAGGGATTCGAGCCACAACACGACGCTCTCCTACCGCGAAGCGCACTCAGTCACGCTCGACTTCGAGGGTCCAATGGCTTTTCAGGCTGACGGGGAATCCATCGGGGAGGCCACCGCTGCGCAGATCGACCATCTACCAGACGCCATCCGGGTCATGCTGCCGGTAGGTACAACATGGCCCGGATTGCGCAGTCACGTTGCAAGAGCGTCGGAACTTCAGCGATCCTGCTTGCCAGACACTGCGGACCGGAGAAAACCATAA
- a CDS encoding GNAT family N-acetyltransferase: MQSSHALIRAAEDRDAPRLAEVHVAAWRAAYKDVMSAEYLESLDIERSTSFWRRQISEPRPGVSQLVAETGDGVVGFAIVGPPRDDVAPGTGQLWAINLHPDSWGQGIGSKLFGAAEQLLRRLGYAAGYLWVEQGNDRAIRFYRGRGWPADGASKVDVDTTPPLTENRHSRTFR, encoded by the coding sequence ATGCAAAGCAGCCACGCCCTGATCAGAGCGGCCGAAGACAGGGACGCTCCTCGTCTGGCCGAGGTGCACGTGGCCGCCTGGCGCGCTGCGTACAAGGACGTGATGAGCGCCGAGTATCTCGAAAGTCTGGACATCGAACGGTCGACTTCCTTTTGGCGGCGGCAGATTTCCGAGCCGCGCCCAGGAGTTAGCCAACTGGTCGCCGAAACCGGCGACGGAGTTGTCGGATTCGCCATCGTCGGGCCTCCCCGGGACGACGTTGCGCCAGGTACCGGGCAACTATGGGCGATCAACCTGCATCCCGACTCATGGGGACAGGGAATCGGCTCGAAACTGTTCGGCGCCGCAGAACAGCTTCTGCGGCGACTCGGTTACGCCGCCGGCTATCTGTGGGTGGAACAGGGAAACGATCGCGCGATCCGGTTCTACCGCGGACGAGGATGGCCGGCCGACGGCGCCAGCAAGGTCGACGTTGACACCACGCCGCCGCTTACCGAGAACCGGCACAGCCGTACGTTCCGGTAG
- a CDS encoding DUF4185 domain-containing protein produces the protein MPGDISKYPRARLTRAAFLKSALGAAVGLSTIGTGITAAGAASDGRPPDGRTPEVIKLADLTGPGLTTGFRMEATSLGIPAVTPDGRTLFIFGDTFENAKVGNGWWRSPVGLYSTTKDLNSGVQWSGAVGGSVAEQLWPYVHNNPGFSTVLPTDVLTIGGSMYLHVMVCRENGSVVRTEIWRSEDSGGSWTFTGAQFDAELHGGLFQQLTWAPGGDGYVYIYSTGFQRDKPIILSRVRQDRIADSTAYQPWGYSEGAWAWGRTPTPVLAGKFGELCLRRLGGRWVLTWFNAGEDRIEGLIADSLTSNLELAERKTLVYGTHWAGEDDNHVAQLYGGYIIPGSTLNQLHLSVSQWKTDTGWPYKVMQFRVTDFAS, from the coding sequence TTGCCAGGCGATATCAGCAAGTACCCCAGGGCGCGGCTGACCCGCGCCGCCTTCCTGAAGTCCGCTCTGGGCGCTGCCGTCGGTCTCTCCACGATCGGTACCGGGATAACCGCCGCCGGGGCCGCCTCGGATGGACGCCCGCCAGACGGCCGAACTCCGGAGGTTATTAAACTCGCCGATCTGACCGGCCCTGGGCTTACAACGGGCTTCCGGATGGAGGCAACCAGCCTTGGCATACCAGCCGTCACGCCCGACGGGCGTACCCTCTTCATCTTTGGCGACACCTTCGAGAATGCGAAGGTGGGCAACGGCTGGTGGCGATCACCGGTCGGTCTGTATTCGACGACGAAGGACCTGAACAGCGGGGTCCAGTGGTCCGGTGCCGTGGGCGGCAGCGTGGCCGAACAGTTGTGGCCATATGTGCATAACAACCCTGGGTTCTCTACCGTCCTGCCCACTGACGTGCTGACCATCGGCGGCAGCATGTACCTGCACGTAATGGTTTGCCGGGAAAATGGCAGCGTGGTCCGAACCGAGATCTGGCGCTCGGAAGACTCCGGCGGCAGTTGGACATTCACCGGGGCGCAGTTCGACGCCGAGCTTCATGGCGGCCTGTTCCAGCAGCTGACCTGGGCGCCAGGCGGCGACGGCTATGTGTACATCTACTCAACCGGCTTCCAGCGAGACAAGCCGATCATCCTGAGCCGGGTTCGACAGGACCGAATTGCTGATTCGACGGCCTATCAACCGTGGGGCTACAGCGAGGGCGCCTGGGCCTGGGGCCGCACGCCGACCCCGGTACTTGCCGGAAAGTTCGGCGAACTCTGCCTGCGCCGGCTGGGCGGCCGATGGGTGCTTACCTGGTTCAATGCCGGTGAAGACAGGATTGAGGGCTTGATCGCCGATTCCCTGACCTCGAATCTCGAATTGGCCGAGCGAAAGACGTTGGTCTATGGCACGCACTGGGCCGGCGAGGATGACAACCACGTTGCCCAGCTCTACGGCGGTTACATCATTCCGGGATCAACGCTGAACCAATTGCATCTGTCCGTCAGCCAGTGGAAGACCGATACGGGTTGGCCCTATAAGGTCATGCAGTTCCGGGTCACCGACTTCGCATCCTGA
- a CDS encoding HAD-IB family hydrolase: protein MSDAMPRTALPAAGNVLITGVTGFLGQAVLERIISSMPDLRVTVLIRLKGTLTGRTRLNQLLRKPVFGNWVARVGGRDAAEQVLAERVSVLEGDLLSVPKLPADLTAVVHSASTVSFDPPIDEAFSTNLGGAESLYRALAASGGAPHVIHVSTAYVGGLRKGVVGEESLRHTSDWRREAEAAREARGLVEASSRRPEILKQAIAKARSRHGKAGPQAISSAAEANRIDWVNKRLIEYGRTRAQSLGWPDVYAFTKALGERVAEELWAEQGNRLSVLRPSIVESALRHPFPGWIDGFKVADPLILAYGRGVLPEFPGLPDSVLDIIPVDFVVNAILALVEQPSEQDGARYFHLASGASNPFLFREMYENVHSYFRSNPVPDGDGAHIQVPTWNFPGRHRIESKLRTSERTNAIAERMLTSLPGTVRTRKWMQGVMVQQNDLEILRHYADLYQPYTQAEIIYDDANTRALHQSLSDGAKTERGFDVREIDWTTYFQQIHFPGITKSMRAFSSRPASVPAGDVVLKRAPDTLAIFDLEGTVVSSNTVEHYLWIQLAMRSRLGWLGDVADLARSAPGYLRAEERDRGEFIRTFMRRYKGLDVEKLRKLMSGEIGDLLMSRVRPDALRRIDEHREAGHRTVLVTGTIDAIVTPLEPFFDEVVAGRMHEADGRWTGYLATPPLVDEARAAWLERYARECGADLARSYAYGDSHADLSWLQLVGNPHVVNPDPGLYRHAVQARWKVEEWAQRPLTRLDSLRSGFQIRADRH, encoded by the coding sequence ATGAGTGATGCAATGCCCCGAACGGCCCTGCCGGCCGCCGGAAATGTTCTGATTACCGGCGTCACCGGCTTCCTGGGCCAGGCCGTGCTCGAACGGATCATCTCGTCGATGCCGGACCTGCGGGTCACCGTTCTGATCAGGCTGAAGGGCACGTTGACCGGGCGAACTCGGCTCAACCAGCTGCTGCGGAAACCCGTGTTCGGGAACTGGGTCGCTCGGGTGGGTGGGCGGGATGCTGCCGAACAGGTGCTCGCCGAACGGGTCAGCGTGCTCGAGGGAGATCTGCTCAGCGTGCCGAAGCTGCCGGCCGACCTGACGGCGGTGGTGCACAGTGCGTCAACTGTGTCGTTCGATCCGCCGATCGACGAGGCTTTCTCGACGAACCTCGGTGGCGCTGAGAGCCTGTACCGCGCCCTGGCGGCATCCGGCGGCGCGCCACATGTGATTCATGTGTCCACGGCTTACGTCGGTGGCCTGCGGAAAGGCGTGGTGGGCGAGGAATCCCTGCGACACACCTCGGACTGGCGCAGGGAAGCGGAGGCCGCCAGGGAAGCCCGCGGCCTGGTCGAGGCTTCGTCCAGGCGACCGGAAATCCTGAAGCAGGCGATAGCCAAGGCCCGCTCTCGGCATGGCAAGGCCGGCCCACAGGCGATTTCGTCCGCTGCCGAGGCCAACCGGATCGACTGGGTCAACAAGCGCCTGATCGAGTACGGCCGGACCCGGGCACAAAGCCTCGGCTGGCCCGATGTGTACGCCTTCACAAAGGCCCTTGGCGAGCGGGTTGCCGAAGAGCTCTGGGCGGAGCAGGGCAACCGGCTTTCGGTGCTCCGGCCGTCGATTGTTGAAAGCGCGCTGCGGCATCCGTTCCCCGGCTGGATCGACGGCTTCAAGGTTGCCGACCCGCTGATCCTTGCCTACGGGCGCGGCGTACTGCCGGAGTTTCCCGGTCTGCCGGACAGCGTGCTTGACATCATTCCGGTTGATTTCGTTGTCAATGCGATCCTGGCGCTGGTAGAGCAGCCGAGCGAGCAGGACGGCGCACGTTACTTCCACCTTGCCTCGGGCGCAAGTAATCCATTCTTGTTCCGGGAGATGTACGAGAATGTGCACAGCTACTTCCGGAGCAATCCTGTGCCGGATGGCGATGGGGCGCATATCCAGGTGCCGACCTGGAACTTCCCCGGCCGGCATCGGATCGAATCGAAGCTGCGCACCAGCGAACGAACCAATGCCATTGCCGAAAGAATGCTGACCAGCCTGCCCGGTACTGTCCGGACCAGAAAATGGATGCAGGGCGTGATGGTTCAACAGAACGACCTGGAAATCCTGCGACATTACGCGGATCTGTATCAGCCGTACACGCAGGCAGAGATCATTTACGACGACGCGAATACCCGGGCGTTGCACCAGTCACTCTCGGACGGCGCGAAGACCGAGCGTGGATTCGATGTGCGGGAGATCGATTGGACGACGTACTTTCAGCAGATCCATTTTCCCGGGATCACCAAGTCCATGCGCGCATTCAGTTCGCGTCCCGCTTCGGTGCCCGCCGGTGACGTGGTTCTGAAACGAGCGCCGGACACCCTGGCGATCTTCGACCTTGAAGGCACGGTCGTCTCGTCGAACACCGTCGAACACTACTTGTGGATCCAGCTGGCGATGCGATCGAGACTTGGCTGGCTCGGCGACGTCGCCGACCTGGCACGTTCGGCCCCCGGCTACCTCAGAGCGGAGGAGCGGGACCGCGGCGAGTTCATCCGGACCTTCATGCGTCGCTACAAGGGCCTCGACGTGGAAAAACTGCGGAAGTTGATGAGCGGTGAAATCGGAGATCTGCTGATGTCCCGGGTGCGACCGGACGCGTTGCGCAGGATCGACGAACATCGGGAGGCCGGTCACCGGACCGTTCTGGTAACCGGCACGATCGACGCGATTGTCACACCGCTGGAGCCCTTCTTCGATGAGGTGGTTGCGGGGCGGATGCACGAGGCCGACGGCAGGTGGACCGGCTACCTGGCGACGCCGCCACTTGTCGACGAGGCACGGGCGGCCTGGCTGGAGCGTTATGCCCGGGAATGCGGCGCGGACCTGGCGCGGTCATATGCCTACGGCGACTCGCACGCGGATCTGTCCTGGCTCCAACTGGTGGGCAATCCGCATGTTGTCAATCCCGATCCCGGGCTTTACCGCCACGCTGTCCAGGCACGATGGAAGGTCGAGGAGTGGGCACAGCGCCCGCTGACCCGGCTCGACTCGTTGCGCTCCGGTTTCCAGATCAGGGCGGACCGACATTGA
- a CDS encoding ferritin-like domain-containing protein, producing MAFDIDKYARTSVAVNWEDLDFEQFRSNPLPEESLRSLSYMCDIEYHTVCYLRDMLVTPSHKDPEVNAFMTMWNREEFWHGEALAAVLKMHDIVIDFDQLKAKRLKLGWKDRLDPVKQSVLSNLVGKDFMAVHMIWGAANEWSAVAAYNRLADLEGHPVLADLLKRIAKQEARHVAFYATQARARLDGNKKAQTLARFALRKFWGPVGSGVMPDSEVTHVMGHLFEGADGRQAAAVIDSHVAKMPGMNGLTIVQDALDARGIAA from the coding sequence ATGGCATTTGACATCGACAAGTACGCCCGGACTTCCGTCGCCGTGAACTGGGAGGACCTTGACTTCGAGCAGTTCCGCAGCAATCCACTGCCGGAGGAATCACTGCGCAGCCTGAGCTATATGTGCGACATCGAGTATCACACCGTCTGCTACCTGCGAGACATGCTGGTGACACCGTCACACAAGGATCCTGAGGTCAACGCGTTCATGACCATGTGGAACCGCGAGGAGTTCTGGCACGGCGAGGCGCTGGCAGCCGTGCTGAAGATGCATGACATCGTGATTGACTTCGATCAGCTGAAAGCGAAGCGGCTGAAGCTCGGCTGGAAAGACAGGCTCGACCCGGTGAAGCAGTCCGTGCTTTCGAATCTGGTGGGTAAGGATTTCATGGCTGTGCACATGATCTGGGGTGCGGCCAATGAATGGTCGGCGGTGGCTGCATACAACCGGCTGGCCGACCTCGAGGGCCACCCGGTGCTCGCGGACCTGCTGAAGCGGATAGCCAAGCAGGAAGCGCGGCACGTCGCCTTCTATGCGACCCAAGCCCGTGCCCGGCTGGATGGGAACAAGAAAGCGCAGACACTGGCCCGGTTCGCATTGCGAAAGTTCTGGGGTCCGGTGGGTTCCGGGGTGATGCCCGATTCCGAGGTGACGCACGTAATGGGTCATCTGTTCGAGGGCGCCGACGGTCGGCAGGCGGCGGCGGTTATCGACTCGCATGTAGCGAAGATGCCGGGAATGAACGGCCTGACGATTGTGCAGGACGCCCTGGACGCACGCGGCATCGCTGCCTAA